A stretch of Clostridia bacterium DNA encodes these proteins:
- a CDS encoding DNA-binding protein: MDKLFLDSKEVARLLDVSQQQAYKIIREMNKALGEKGFLILRGRINKQYFMEQIYKSEEDINASI; encoded by the coding sequence ATGGATAAACTATTTTTAGATTCAAAAGAAGTTGCTAGGTTATTAGATGTATCACAACAACAAGCCTATAAAATTATTAGAGAGATGAATAAGGCTCTAGGGGAGAAAGGATTTTTAATTTTAAGAGGAAGGATAAACAAGCAATATTTTATGGAACAAATTTATAAGTCAGAGGAGGATATTAATGCCAGCATATAA
- a CDS encoding helix-turn-helix transcriptional regulator, which translates to MSSGYLFRKFRELRGLTQKALGKKVNLDDVRIRQYELDIRSPKEDVFNNISSALGVKPEYFKDPSYPYDFEEVIRLLFKLEDSIPIGISKVDINGTPVHSLVFLGHNILKIDKTLEAWTQMQFKFMDEEISWEEYEDWKANWPDSLREDYEFNPEGSKNTSYKEYMAQVQKLDDIQATKESLAERKFRVAKNKIENEEDK; encoded by the coding sequence ATGAGTTCTGGATATTTATTTCGTAAATTTAGAGAATTACGTGGCTTAACACAAAAGGCATTAGGGAAAAAAGTAAATTTAGATGATGTACGTATAAGACAATATGAGTTAGATATTCGTTCACCTAAAGAAGATGTTTTTAATAATATTTCTTCTGCCTTAGGTGTAAAGCCTGAGTATTTTAAAGATCCTAGCTATCCTTATGACTTTGAAGAAGTAATTCGTTTACTCTTTAAGTTAGAGGATTCCATCCCTATAGGGATCAGCAAAGTAGATATTAATGGTACACCAGTCCACAGTTTGGTTTTTCTAGGCCATAATATTTTAAAAATTGATAAAACCTTAGAAGCCTGGACACAGATGCAGTTTAAGTTTATGGATGAAGAAATATCCTGGGAAGAATATGAGGATTGGAAGGCAAATTGGCCTGATAGCTTAAGAGAAGACTATGAATTTAATCCTGAAGGAAGTAAAAATACCAGCTATAAAGAATATATGGCACAAGTTCAAAAGCTTGATGATATACAAGCAACTAAGGAGTCTTTAGCTGAAAGAAAGTTTAGAGTTGCTAAAAATAAGATAGAAAATGAGGAAGATAAATAG